The window ttttcatacggaaattttgggtgaattaaaaacaaaaagaaattagttgtgttcaacataagttatcaatgaatgaatgttaagatttttatcgagtaagaaatctaaaagcttgttatggggattctagaactctatgggttataattgaagttgatttattaaagttagtctaatgctaccatgagataacttattaagttttatacgctaatatttaattaagtaATGAAGATActtaagaatgcgacatttgttCAATGAGGAAAATCCCGAGTCTTAGGCCTCGACTATATTGTAACTGGAAAGAGAATAGTTTaagaatgtattttatactAGAAGGGTTttattattaaggtagaagATCGAGATTGtatattttgggttttatggattatcaCTACTCGAATTTAAGATTtgcaataatttaatatttggggtgtacttgtaaataattaagttatgtaagtttggtgccgtaagataaatattcgattcaagtATCTTAGGCTAATTTTGTTATGTGGTTGAGATAAAGTTTAAATTTTAAGTGTATCACCGAGgatagaagtcgatcagtaaattttgaGGCTAAGGTTTCCTAAGTTGAACTGTCTAAATACCAGTGTAATAGGACGCTGGACATTATGGGTGTtgtataagaaaagtaaagtGCGATAAGTTGGGATATCCATTTATAGTATGATAAATTGCGAGAAAGTCAGAAATTTGAGGACATAGTAGAATAaaactaagtcaccataagtcTTTTAATGTTGCAATTCGCAATCAAGGATTCAATAGGCAATAtaattaggattgaggagacataaggacggtttaacatttattttatcagagtagtgcagtggaagcgtggattatttgGATACTAGAATTAATAATCTAAACTTTTTTATTAtaaaggataagcgaatttcggggacgaaattcaatttaaggggggaagattgtaacgtcccgaaaaccgaaaagtccacgtgaaccacaagaagcaaattattaaatttatttggtattttattaaattcctttaaagcataaaatgcatgtttatttcattaatttgtgtttaattatttttatgcattttatacataattcatgcatgataagatttaattcatgaaattcatgcattaggatttctagatgcatttcacgttcgaacgaggatcggagaccggagaattttcaggaaaaactattttatttcatgatttatttttgtaaattaatttaaagcatttttaagtgtatttttcgaaaatgggaaattttgggtatttttacccgcaggattttaatttttaacggtacgcaaattttatcgaatcgggagacttttaatggttcggctattattttcaaaatcatttcaacacaaaatatttttcgagattgtatttggatttaatgggccaaATTTTAAGCTCATTGggcttaaaactcttttaaggttttaattaaacaatttgtGGCCCATTAGCCATTTGATTACTATTTAATTAACACTAAACCATtctttaacctaaacctaacccTACCTTTCCCCCCCACCAGCCGACACCCACTTGTTCATCATTATTCTCCATCGGTTTCACCATTTTCTGCTGAAGGCCGTTCCATCGGCCAAGAtcatttcttgaagaaaaaaataTCTCCGGCAATCGTTCTTCGATCCCCTCGCGTCTATAACATCAAGGCACGCATTTGTACAATTTTCTTTATGCATCATACAAGATATATACATGCTGTTATGTGAGTATTTGTTTTGTGAAACTCTCGATCCAAGTATGTGCATGGTTGGTTTTGGTTTTTGCATGTATCTTTGCATTCCATGCTTTGAAACTCACGTTTTTCTGAATTCGGTGCAAAAGGCTGCAATCCTTGTGTGGTTAAGAGTTTCTGGTGTGTCGAGATGTTTGGCTTGGGGTTTAGTTGAGTGGTTGAACACTGCTAAGGAGTGGTCGAGTAGAGGGATTTCTGGGAGAGAGGCTCGGTTAGTGCATATATGGAGGTAGGGGTGGAGTCGATGGCTTGAAGACCGATCCGAGGTCTGAACCAGGTTACATGGGGTCCGAACCGTGGCTGTGCAAAGGTCTGAAGGCTGCTGGTACACCCTGGTATGGTTCAATCACGGGAAGGAGCATGAATCATGGGTGGCTCATTTTAGTGTGGGGCGATCATGAGTGAAACGATTGGTGCATGGGGGTGTGTGCGTGGGTTGTTTGCGTCCAAGAGAGAGCTTAGATTAGTCGAGAGGTGATTGGTTGAGAGCTGGTTCGGTGGAGGAGGGTTGGCATGAATTTCGAGAGGTGAGCAAAGGGTACGTGGTTTGTGGAGAGGGATTAGTGTCAAATGATGTGCTGGAGTTCCAGCCGTGGGTTTATGAGGATGAGGTGATAATTTTAGGATCTTTTTAAAGTTTGTAAGGTGGGTTCAAAAGTTGGAAAAGATTTAGTTgcgtttcgagtcgattcggattaaaacctggaccccggtccaagtttaaaaaaaaacgaatcgattaaattatagtatgggctcgagtttacgtatAAGAacacttttaaaaatgttttgggacattttaaggagtttgataaGATTCGGGTCAATTGTAGAAGTCTTGGGGTGAAAAGCTAAtttcgggtttccaggggcaaatcatgatattttaaatgttcatgcatcacgtttacgatttttacgctattataataattatgatgcatgcttggtttaaaggaattaagagagaaaaagtgagaaagtgaagagcactccgtctcctccgtgcCGTgtcgttattttgtttgttttctatcaaaacaaaccaaggcatgtttataacttctttcactcttcaatcaagccatatatgtatttttaaatatcgcaagtacatgactttaatgcaagaagatcgaaattgttcatatttaatgatgttatttaattatatcacgagcaaaatattcattttgagatttatgcgatattgcttttggtcactttactatcctgGGATTATTATTTcatccggtcaccagttactgGTCCGTTCAGTTctcggtcgtcagttaccggtccggtcgtcagttaccggttagtttcacccggtcgccagttaccggctCGGTCGCCAATTACCGGTCAGtccagttcagggaccacttgcgtagacgaTAATCTCACTAAGAAAACTATTACAAGTTTTTTTATTacaaggctccaaggagcaaacatttttaccatgatatttttagttcagttatgcacgtactataattaccattgaaatgatattttacgttACACCTCATTACaagatattttcacttgcatgcgactttattatttatttacttgttatttacgatatatgcatgttgagtctttagactcactaaacttgattgttataggtactgatgaggtcggggccgagggcggggaccagtgagctagcttgagtcggcagtagtggaacccgaggacctcatttttagcatttattattttccgAACTCAGTTTTTATCtgttgatgaattattttaaattgatattttgcaaacattaatttcttccgctgccattttgaacATTAACCTTTATTTATCGatctattttatgaatgaggcaatttaattatttaaaaaagaaaattatagatttttaagcaaattttcaagcacgaaTTTCGGGCCTTTACACTTGGTCATTGAACTTTTGAAATTGTCCTTAGGAtagttttattttaattgcctagattacatattagacgttctttctaaagcagaagggaataaaatgactttgaagaaataaattaattgagctaTCAGAAGCGACCATATCTAATAATGAGAAAAGAATAAACTTTGGTGGTGACATAACTATTATAACATGAAATTGACTACTCTAAAAAATGGGTATGAAAACTATCAAGAATCAGCAGAAAAAGGGCTTGATCACTCACCTGTTGTCGGCATAATAAACATGTTTGGATGATGACTGATTGTCAAGAGAATGCAGCATACCATTAAGTCTTTCAATTTTCTGCATCCAAAAAGTTAAATTTCAGAATAAAGAACCTGCATGACAGCTATCTCGAGAATCCGAGACCCAAAAAACCAGAAACTCTAAAATAAAACCTTTTTTCAGTTTGAAGCTTCTGCAAAATATATCCAATGTCTTGGGTCTTCATCAACATCAGCTCTTCGTTAGTGTAATTATTAGCCTGGCTCCTTTACAAAATCCACATTCAACCGctaatattcaaattacactcaaataaatatcctcaaaagagaacagataacctcataaaaataaaattttccagcTTACTCAGGTTTATGGACTCCGCCAACAATTTTTGTTTTAATCATCTTGAAGTAAAATTCATCTGGGTTCCTCAATGCTGCTTTTTCCTTAAGTTTCTGTTATAAACACGCAGAAGCGACTTACCATAAAATAAGAACTCGCCAAATTTCGTTCATAAAATGCTACCAAAACCAACAAGACGCAGGGTAGTAGAAATTACCAGTAAAGTCTGCTCCTTCTGGTGATAGGCTCGTGCATGAATGACATAATCTTTATGTTTTTCGAGCAGCCCAAATTTCCTTCTCAAATGCCTGGTACacacaacaaatcatcaattgagTGAACCAGAAATATacgtcaaaatatttcaaaacgggcaataaaaaaattaaatgctcCAAAAAATAATCACTCTTACGGCTGAGCGCGCTCCTTGTGAGCTTTTCTTGGAATAGCATTCCTTAAAGACGACATCTTTATGCTAGCAAAAAAACTTCACAGAACTTTAAAATCAGTTTACGCACTTCAGAAAGGCAAAAACCACTACAGAAAACATAAAGGGCTAACAAAAATCTTGAGTTGAAATAATTTAACCGTGAAACAGCGAAGATTATCGGTACAGAAAAAAACAACGAATTTCTTTCGTATTTAcaccaaattcaaaataattattaagcacAGAAGACTCGCCTGTGGAAAGCGATGAAGGCTTAGGGTTTAAAGGAGACATCAATGCAGAGAATCTTGATTTGATGAAAAGTATTTTATATtgtggcaaaaaaaaaaattctaaattaactaaaattcaatcatgcaaattggcttccggattgagtgcaaaaacttatgtgagacgatatcacgaatcgtattttgtgagatggatctcttatttggatcttccatgaaaaatattactttttatggtaagagtattattttttattgttaatatcggtaggcttgacccgtttcacagataaagattcgtgagaccgtctcacaagagacctactcctgattgagtatacaaatacacacacaacacacaaaattatgatatcacagaaataaagaaaacaaaatcttgatattatatttaaaaatttagaaataatttttatatgattttcttataattaactagaataattacttaaatatgatagtattttattatttcaaatttatgaaattgttagatatgatatcatattttaaaagattaatttggtttataaacataaagaaatatttattagcatatgataattatagacgaaccaaaaattttataaaaataggctttggcgatattttttattaaaaaaataaaatattttatcatttgtttgagcttatttttgttacataaaaattagataatgacattaaatttaattacttcaggtctcttaatgtttaataatactaatatcaaTGTGCATACAattatttgattagagtttcattaatttttagattaaactttgaagattgatattgaaaatattaatgattcttttgttatagtttggaattattatttagataatgaaaagggtaagacgacggttttaacgacggttttgCGATCCGTCACCGGAGGCTGCATCGCATTCTAGAAGCGACGGGTTTTCAACTCTCGTCGCTTATAGCGATGGTTCTTTGGAAgaagaccgtcgctatttttgcgacggttttaagaaaccgtcgttaatattaagcgacggtttatacaaaaccgtcgttaatattaacgacggttttaaaaacccgtcgctatatttagcgacggtttcgtaAAATCCGTCGCTCTATTTAGCTTGAACCGTCGCTTTATGAACCGTTGCTTatcaaattaagcgacggtttatttaaaCTGTCGCTCTATAGCGAGTGTTTTGATAAAACTCGTCGTCTttaaaattaagcgacggttgatTGAAACGATCGCTAACATAGCGACGGTAGAATACAAGACCGTCGCACATGGGCGACGGTTTGTGGAATTGTCGCAATATTAGCGACGATtgatgaaaaaccgtcgctaatatagcgacgggtgtTAGTAAATTGTCACTAAATTTAATAGGCGACGGTTTCAATAAAAACCGttgctataatagcgacggtttttgtaacgatcatgggccattaggctgaaccaacaaaggcctcggcccatacccacacaccactactggtcatgggtcgttaggatggtccagcatgggcctcggcccatgcccatgcaccgccactcatagaatatcccactcctggaaagtggtttctttcgccttcCCCAACACTCGAACCCAGGACCTCCAAGCttaagtacctagattcctaaGTGTTGGTACCAATTAAGCTAGTAGATCAACTGGTACCAACACttaggaatctaggtacttaagcctggaggtcctgggttcgagtgttggggaaggcgaaagaaaccactttccaggagtgggataatctatgagtggcggtgcatgggcatgggccgagacccatgctggaccatcctaacgacccatgaccagtagtggtgcaTGGGTATGgaggcctttgttggttcagcctaatggcccacgatcgttacaaaaaaagacgcctttttttgtaatgcacatgggctgttcccgattgggcttaagtcccctcacagttatcccatttcccattactcatagaacttctccagcccaggcactagAGCTTTTACCTCCCTaagattagaacccaagacctcctggacttatatagatcttggcagcaatcctggtaccagttgatctactctgtaaaggcccgaaaattcgttcttgaaaatttgaggaaaaatttaaaattttctttttaaaataatcaaaatttccTCATTCACAAACTAAATTGATAAATCaggtttaatgttcaaaatttgcagcggaagaaattattactcgccaaaataacaagttaaactATCCAACAActggtaaaaaaaaattttgaacataaaaatggcaagtgctgtaaatgaggtcctcgggtgccactacagccgacccaagctagctcactggtccccgccctcggccccgacatcatcagtacctacaacaatcaattctagtgagcctaaagactcaacatgcatatatcgtaaataacgagtaaataatattaaaattttgcatgggataaaaatatcatgtcatgaggcataatttgaaaataacttatcatgaacaattataatac is drawn from Primulina eburnea isolate SZY01 chromosome 10, ASM2296580v1, whole genome shotgun sequence and contains these coding sequences:
- the LOC140803118 gene encoding probable U3 small nucleolar RNA-associated protein 11, which gives rise to MSSLRNAIPRKAHKERAQPHLRRKFGLLEKHKDYVIHARAYHQKEQTLLKLKEKAALRNPDEFYFKMIKTKIVGGVHKPESQANNYTNEELMLMKTQDIGYILQKLQTEKRKLKDLMVCCILLTISHHPNMFIMPTTGRRQEKYAKKFQNKGTHQLLKTCLKLF